A single genomic interval of Gossypium raimondii isolate GPD5lz chromosome 11, ASM2569854v1, whole genome shotgun sequence harbors:
- the LOC105801915 gene encoding uncharacterized protein LOC105801915 → MGNRRFAQVSTSDDEDEVPIRTRRSRPEDTKQERKRKKMKLLEEDDEEEEERALKKTKKNKKKRDDDTEEEEEEPEEEEEPEEEGVQEDAKPIGEAVRVSGKGRGRRSHYEAFEFDGNRYDLEDPVLLVPEDQEQKPYVAIIKDISQTKDGSIMVTGQWFYRPEEAEKKGGGSWQSRDTRELFYSFHRDEVPAESVMHKCVVHFVPIHKQHPNRKQHPGFIVQRVYDTVERKLWKLTDKDYEDSKQHEIDLLVQKTLSRLGDLPDLEMDAAAAVVDQEEQLKAKRTLRKKNISPLDVTRNDEGTTRSDQHMKAETPGSCTSNTTEYYTILSKANVLTGVTHRDKWMERLLQAVQYMCSSPDSVHNDDKVKGGSDSLEPERGAKSSGTANGSQEKSSNAGKSFQWPDAAVAAVTALEKASHDAFSPDMKYNQKLRQLMFNLKNNPLLARRLLNGELEPSTILNMTPAELKEGLTAEETAKKEPDESERMQMTDARCSRCNEFKVCLRDIIQAGHGDRYQLECIACGNSWYASRDEASSLTIEPSSSSAKGAGLGQPAMAKPEIPEKKSVSPRESESTKNAE, encoded by the exons ATGGGAAACCGAAGGTTCGCTCAGGTATCCACTAGCGACGATGAGGACGAAGTTCCGATACGTACCCGACGGTCCCGGCCGGAAGATACCAAGCAAGaaaggaaaaggaagaaaatgaagctaCTAGAAGAGGAtgatgaagaggaagaagagaGGGCATTGAAGAAAACgaagaagaataagaaaaagCGAGATGACGACacggaggaagaagaagaagaaccagAGGAAGAAGAGGAACCAGAGGAAGAAGGAGTTCAAGAGGATGCGAAGCCAATAGGGGAAGCTGTTAGGGTTTCTGGGAAAGGAAGAGGAAGGAGGAGTCATTATGAAGCTTTTGAGTTTGATGGCAACCGATATGATCTC GAGGATCCAGTTCTTTTAGTTCCCGAAGATCAGGAGCAGAAGCCTTATGTGGCAATCATTAAG GACATTAGTCAGACTAAGGATGGGAGCATTATGGTTACTGGCCAGTGGTTTTATCGCCCTGAAGAGGCTGAGAAAAAAGGTGGTGGAAGCTGGCAATCACGTGATACCAGAGAGCTGTTTTATAGTTTCCATAGGGATGAGGTTCCAGCTGAATCTGTGATGCACAAGTGTGTAGTGCACTTTGTTCCCATACATAAGCAACATCCAAACCGTAAACAGCATCCAGGTTTTATTGTGCAAAGAGTTTATGACACTGTAGAGCGGAAACTTTGGAAGCTAACTGATAAAGATTATGAGGATAGTAAACAGCATGAGATTGATCTACTTGTTCAGAAAACTTTATCACGTTTGGGAGATCTCCCTGACCTTGAGATGGATGCTGCTGCTGCAGTTGTTGATCAGGAAGAGCAATTGAAAGCTAAAAGAACACTCAGGAAAAAGAACATTTCACCTCTTGATGTTACGAGGAACGATGAAGGAACTACAAGGTCTGATCAACATATGAAAGCTGAAACTCCTGGAAGCTGTACAAGTAATACCACTGAATACTACACTATTTTGTCAAAGGCTAACGTGCTAACTGGAGTAACCCATCGTGATAAGTGGATGGAGAGGCTTCTCCAAGCAGTTCAATACATGTGTAGTTCTCCTGATAGCGTGCATAATGATGACAAAGTAAAAGGTGGTTCTGATAGCTTGGAACCTGAAAGAGGCGCTAAGAGTTCAGGAACTGCAAATGGATCACAAGAGAAGAGTTCAAAT GCTGGCAAGTCTTTTCAGTGGCCAGATGCTGCTGTTGCTGCTGTAACTGCACTCGAGAAGGCCTCACATGATGCTTTTTCACCTGACATGAAATATAACCAGAAGTTACGGCAACTTATGTTCAACCTGAAG AACAATCCGTTGCTCGCTCGACGTCTACTAAATGGAGAATTGGAACCTTCAACAATACTTAACATGACACCTGCTGAGTTAAAG GAGGGTTTAACTGCTGAAGAGACAGCAAAAAAAGAGCCCGATGAATCAGAGCGCATGCAG ATGACTGATGCTCGGTGCTCAAGATGCAATGAATTTAAAGTCTGTCTAAGGGACATTATCCAAGCAGGACATGGAGATCGCTACCAG TTGGAATGTATTGCATGTGGAAATTCCTGGTATGCTTCTAGAGACGAGGCATCTTCACTTACAATAGAGCCATCATCAAGTTCTGCCAAGGGTGCTGGTTTGGGACAACCAGCCATGGCGAAGCCTGAAATTCCCGAGAAGAAGTCGGTTAGCCCCCGTGAATCAGAATCTACAAAAAATGCGGAGTAA